From a region of the Bermanella marisrubri genome:
- the fabF gene encoding beta-ketoacyl-ACP synthase II translates to MSKRRVVVTGIGAVTPLANNAKETWQRLISGQSGIDIISHFDASNLATQFAGTIKDFELDDVLSAKDAKKMDTFIQYGMVACAEAIEQSGLDGNSVDLNRVGCALGSGIGGLATIEHNYTQLVNSGPRRVSPFYIPASIVNMIAGHVAMKWGFTGPNFAISTACTTGTHNIGYGARTIAYGDADVMIVGGAEAACTPSGMAGFCAARAMSTRNDDPKAASRPWDKDRDGFVLGDGAGALVIEEYEHAKARGANILAEITGFGMSDDAFHMTSPPEDGAGAAKAMANALKDAGLVGSDIQYINAHGTSTPQGDVAETRAIQSIVGNDVLVSSTKSMTGHLLGAAGAIEAVFSIQALTHNVVPPTINIENQDDQCALDYVANTARDVELAHVLSNSFGFGGTNGSLIFSKV, encoded by the coding sequence ATGTCTAAACGTCGCGTAGTGGTAACAGGTATCGGAGCGGTAACGCCGCTCGCCAATAATGCGAAAGAAACTTGGCAGCGTTTAATTTCGGGGCAAAGTGGTATTGATATTATCTCGCACTTTGACGCCAGTAATCTCGCAACGCAATTTGCCGGTACCATTAAAGACTTCGAATTAGATGATGTACTTTCCGCCAAAGACGCTAAGAAAATGGATACGTTTATCCAATACGGCATGGTTGCCTGCGCTGAAGCGATAGAGCAGTCTGGTTTGGATGGAAATAGCGTTGATTTGAATCGCGTAGGTTGTGCTTTGGGCTCTGGCATTGGTGGTTTAGCTACAATCGAACACAATTATACGCAATTGGTTAACTCTGGTCCGCGACGAGTGAGTCCTTTCTATATACCTGCTTCCATCGTAAATATGATTGCGGGCCATGTAGCTATGAAATGGGGTTTTACAGGGCCAAACTTTGCGATTTCTACTGCTTGTACCACAGGTACTCATAATATTGGCTATGGTGCGCGTACGATTGCGTATGGCGATGCAGATGTGATGATTGTCGGTGGGGCTGAGGCGGCGTGTACTCCTAGCGGTATGGCAGGCTTCTGTGCAGCACGCGCGATGTCGACACGTAATGATGATCCTAAAGCCGCGTCGCGTCCATGGGATAAAGATCGAGATGGCTTCGTCTTGGGTGATGGTGCTGGAGCTTTAGTGATTGAGGAGTACGAACACGCCAAAGCACGCGGTGCGAACATTCTAGCCGAGATTACGGGTTTTGGTATGAGTGATGATGCCTTCCACATGACGAGCCCGCCAGAAGATGGTGCCGGTGCTGCAAAAGCCATGGCCAATGCGTTGAAAGATGCAGGGCTTGTAGGCAGTGATATTCAATACATTAATGCTCATGGAACTTCTACACCGCAAGGAGATGTGGCGGAAACTCGAGCCATTCAAAGCATTGTCGGGAATGACGTATTAGTGTCCTCAACCAAATCAATGACAGGACATTTGTTGGGCGCAGCGGGCGCCATTGAAGCGGTCTTCAGCATCCAGGCTTTGACGCACAATGTTGTACCACCAACGATCAATATCGAAAACCAGGATGATCAGTGCGCGTTAGATTATGTAGCAAATACTGCCCGTGATGTTGAGCTTGCCCACGTACTTAGTAATTCATTTGGTTTCGGCGGGACCAATGGTAGTTTGATTTTCAGTAAGGTTTAA
- the pabC gene encoding aminodeoxychorismate lyase, with protein sequence MWLLENDQYRGEVENYSRAAQFGDGLFETLSVQDGQVLKRDLHAQRLEKGMAALGMHSLSVTTEEWLEEKVAAILHHTRQSTGIVKVMVTRAPSARGYAYDASAPIQSIVSLSTPPNLNKAIYEAGIDVIYCNTHCSIQPTLAGIKHLNRLENVLARQEVVNAGTFEGLMLDANGFVIEGTMSNVFFCKGDVWYTPELYESGVAGVMRQFIMNQSSTLSLQLEAGKIHQEDLKTMDAAFICNSILGVVPIKRVEEKIFEIDESLIKMAKQFRIWGGNE encoded by the coding sequence ATGTGGTTGCTCGAAAATGATCAATACAGAGGTGAGGTGGAAAACTATAGTCGTGCTGCTCAGTTCGGTGACGGTTTGTTTGAGACACTCTCAGTTCAAGATGGCCAAGTATTAAAGCGTGATTTGCATGCGCAGCGATTAGAAAAAGGCATGGCTGCGCTGGGTATGCATAGCCTCTCTGTTACCACTGAGGAGTGGTTGGAAGAAAAAGTGGCAGCAATTCTTCATCACACGAGGCAATCCACAGGAATTGTAAAGGTCATGGTGACACGTGCGCCCTCAGCACGTGGTTATGCTTATGACGCTAGTGCACCGATTCAAAGTATTGTAAGTCTGTCGACGCCTCCTAATCTAAACAAAGCAATATACGAAGCGGGCATAGATGTCATTTATTGCAATACGCACTGTAGTATTCAACCAACGCTTGCGGGTATCAAACATCTTAACCGCCTAGAGAATGTACTGGCGCGCCAAGAAGTAGTTAATGCCGGTACATTTGAAGGCTTGATGCTTGATGCAAATGGGTTCGTGATCGAAGGTACCATGAGTAATGTATTTTTTTGTAAGGGTGATGTTTGGTACACGCCGGAACTCTATGAGTCGGGTGTCGCTGGTGTAATGCGCCAGTTCATCATGAATCAAAGTTCTACTCTGTCACTTCAATTGGAAGCTGGTAAGATACACCAAGAAGACCTTAAGACTATGGACGCGGCTTTTATCTGTAATTCTATTCTTGGGGTCGTGCCGATAAAGCGAGTCGAAGAAAAAATATTCGAAATTGATGAATCGCTTATCAAAATGGCAAAACAGTTTCGTATTTGGGGTGGAAATGAATAA
- the mltG gene encoding endolytic transglycosylase MltG, producing the protein MNKRLGVVIVMLMMWFLGVCIYGIYQLERPLNLAESMVKTYPKGKPLSWFFLRLEEQGVIADVRPIMIIAKMTGDARKTKAGDYELTPEMTSWDVLNLLVAGDTVEYRVTLVEGQTVQQTLRRLAAHPQIKQDVPAEPDALMQYLGLEGHPEGRFFPDTYLFHSGTRASEILVRAQIRLETVLAEEWRDRQEGLPYDSPYEALIMASIIEKETAVPEERDEIAGVFVRRLQKNMRLQTDPTVIYGLGDRYKGNIRRKHLLEKTAYNTYRINGLPPTPIALVGREAIHAALNPAPGKTLYFVAKGNGYHHFSETLQEHNAAVRKYQIRKREKEYRSTPELNPVQ; encoded by the coding sequence ATGAATAAACGCTTAGGTGTAGTGATAGTGATGCTCATGATGTGGTTCTTGGGCGTCTGCATTTATGGAATATACCAACTAGAGCGTCCTCTTAATCTTGCTGAATCTATGGTCAAGACCTATCCCAAAGGCAAGCCGTTATCATGGTTTTTCTTGCGCTTAGAAGAACAGGGTGTGATTGCGGATGTGCGACCCATTATGATCATTGCAAAGATGACAGGTGATGCGCGCAAAACTAAAGCCGGAGATTATGAACTGACGCCCGAAATGACATCATGGGATGTTTTGAATTTACTTGTTGCTGGCGACACTGTTGAATACCGTGTAACTCTAGTAGAAGGCCAGACCGTGCAGCAAACATTAAGACGCTTAGCTGCTCATCCTCAAATCAAGCAAGATGTACCGGCCGAGCCAGATGCTTTGATGCAATACTTAGGTTTAGAAGGACATCCAGAGGGACGCTTTTTCCCTGATACATATCTCTTTCACTCAGGTACGCGAGCTTCTGAAATTTTAGTGCGCGCTCAGATTCGCTTAGAAACCGTGCTGGCGGAGGAATGGCGTGATCGTCAAGAAGGCTTACCCTATGACAGTCCATACGAAGCATTAATTATGGCTTCCATTATCGAAAAGGAAACCGCGGTTCCCGAAGAGCGTGATGAAATTGCGGGGGTTTTTGTTAGGCGCTTACAAAAGAACATGCGTTTGCAAACAGACCCAACAGTTATTTATGGCTTGGGCGATCGATACAAAGGGAATATTCGACGCAAGCACTTGCTGGAAAAAACAGCGTACAATACCTATCGAATAAATGGCTTGCCGCCGACGCCTATTGCACTTGTTGGTAGAGAGGCAATTCATGCGGCGCTTAATCCAGCCCCTGGCAAAACTTTGTATTTTGTAGCGAAAGGCAACGGCTACCACCATTTCTCAGAAACGCTGCAGGAACATAATGCTGCAGTGCGAAAATATCAGATTCGTAAAAGAGAAAAAGAATATCGATCTACCCCTGAGTTGAACCCTGTTCAATGA
- the tmk gene encoding dTMP kinase produces the protein MQAGLFITVEGVEGVGKTTNIEYIKNWLQHQGIDYVVTREPGGTDLGESLRNLLLHGDDVSDKAELLMMFAARSQHIEKVIKPALAAGRWVLCDRFTDSTFAYQGGGRQLNPEWIRQLETLVQEELQPDVTFLLDCPVEIGRARAAARSASDRIESQDLVFFNRVRDAFLHRASLYDRFRVIDASQDLLQVQQQIESVLVELGAPS, from the coding sequence ATGCAAGCAGGATTATTCATTACTGTTGAAGGTGTTGAGGGTGTCGGCAAGACCACCAATATCGAATATATAAAAAACTGGTTGCAGCACCAGGGAATCGACTATGTGGTGACCCGTGAACCTGGCGGAACAGATTTAGGAGAATCCTTACGCAATCTTTTACTTCACGGTGATGATGTTAGCGACAAAGCTGAATTGTTGATGATGTTTGCAGCACGCTCACAGCATATCGAAAAGGTAATCAAGCCAGCGTTAGCAGCAGGACGTTGGGTGCTTTGTGATCGCTTCACGGACAGTACATTTGCTTATCAAGGTGGTGGCCGTCAATTGAATCCAGAATGGATTCGGCAGTTAGAAACCCTAGTGCAAGAAGAATTGCAGCCAGATGTTACGTTTCTTTTGGATTGTCCGGTAGAGATTGGTCGAGCCCGAGCGGCGGCTCGTAGTGCCAGTGATCGAATAGAATCCCAAGATCTTGTCTTCTTTAATCGCGTCCGCGATGCGTTCCTGCATCGAGCGTCTTTGTATGATCGATTTAGAGTGATAGATGCAAGTCAAGATCTACTGCAAGTTCAGCAACAAATAGAATCCGTACTTGTTGAGCTTGGAGCACCCTCATGA
- a CDS encoding DNA polymerase III subunit delta', with amino-acid sequence MKVAQALPWLQSQWQTLSQQLSSQRLGHAVLLTGQQGVGKRVFLKEFAQLVLCHQGEQQTPCGECASCRLFTAGNHPDFITVEPEETGKAIKIDQIRRVTDFVNTTASQGQRKVVLLGPAEVMNINASNALLKSLEEPSSQVTMLLYSHQPSRLLATIKSRCQQYSAPTPKFQDGLMWLQQNSQESGLDSLLRLAQGAPLKVIEMIEQDVHVQYMQFCQDMQDLANHSVVWQGVVSKWKNWSVEYLLDWFYGLLLDVQRCKSGVQDRLIPELNMQTELVSKRMSVAEADGILSAIYESKKAVVSGSNPNPTLLIERLLVDWLGQLRQS; translated from the coding sequence ATGAAAGTAGCTCAAGCATTGCCATGGTTGCAGAGCCAATGGCAAACACTCTCACAGCAGCTATCGAGTCAGCGATTAGGTCATGCTGTTTTACTTACCGGCCAGCAAGGGGTCGGTAAGCGTGTTTTCCTCAAAGAGTTTGCCCAGCTTGTTTTGTGTCATCAAGGTGAACAGCAAACCCCGTGTGGTGAGTGCGCTTCTTGTCGCTTGTTTACTGCAGGTAATCATCCAGACTTTATTACAGTGGAGCCGGAAGAGACTGGCAAGGCTATTAAAATCGATCAAATTCGTCGCGTGACAGACTTTGTTAATACAACCGCTTCCCAGGGTCAACGCAAGGTGGTGTTGTTGGGTCCGGCAGAGGTCATGAATATCAATGCAAGTAATGCTCTGTTGAAAAGTCTTGAGGAGCCAAGCAGTCAGGTCACCATGTTGCTATACAGTCATCAACCAAGTCGGCTGTTAGCCACGATTAAAAGTCGTTGTCAGCAATATTCAGCGCCGACTCCTAAATTCCAAGATGGTCTAATGTGGCTTCAGCAAAACTCGCAAGAATCAGGTTTGGATAGTCTTTTGCGCTTAGCGCAAGGCGCGCCATTGAAAGTGATCGAAATGATCGAACAAGATGTCCACGTTCAATATATGCAGTTTTGCCAAGATATGCAGGATCTCGCAAACCACTCTGTTGTCTGGCAGGGTGTTGTATCGAAGTGGAAAAACTGGTCTGTTGAGTATTTATTAGATTGGTTTTATGGGCTGCTTTTGGACGTACAAAGATGCAAGTCAGGAGTACAAGATAGATTGATTCCTGAGTTGAACATGCAAACTGAATTGGTCTCTAAGCGCATGAGTGTCGCCGAAGCCGACGGCATTTTGAGCGCCATTTATGAGTCAAAAAAAGCGGTGGTGAGCGGCTCTAATCCCAATCCAACACTGTTAATTGAGCGTTTACTCGTTGACTGGTTAGGCCAGTTGCGGCAAAGTTAA
- a CDS encoding PilZ domain-containing protein yields MPPKFGPGNGILSLTIKDKAVLYAAYMPFIKNGGLFIPSNKSYKMGDEVFMLLNLMDEPEKIPVAGKVIWITPKGAQGNKAAGIGVQFADDNAARNKIETHLAGALASDRPTHTL; encoded by the coding sequence ATGCCTCCAAAGTTTGGTCCCGGTAACGGTATTCTATCGTTGACCATCAAAGATAAAGCTGTTCTGTACGCCGCTTATATGCCGTTCATAAAGAATGGCGGTTTGTTTATTCCGAGTAATAAATCTTACAAAATGGGTGACGAAGTTTTCATGTTGCTTAATTTAATGGATGAGCCTGAGAAAATTCCTGTGGCAGGGAAGGTTATTTGGATCACACCTAAAGGTGCTCAAGGCAATAAGGCGGCTGGTATCGGTGTCCAATTTGCCGACGATAATGCAGCGCGCAATAAGATTGAAACTCATCTGGCAGGAGCATTGGCTTCTGACCGCCCGACTCACACCCTCTGA
- a CDS encoding ABC transporter substrate-binding protein, which yields MQRILFVFMLAISSARVFGDLLTPITVQLKWDHQFQFAGFYAAISQGYYKEAGYDVRLVPRINPDGSFKDTFGELKSGRAQFAVAGPDVLKLLDSGEQVAVVASYYQKSPYVYVSLSRDDITGITDIHESCISSSHDFGELELKTVFRNEGLSIENLHIEDFRFALSSLLDGSCPVVIDYKISAIWAAQEKDLKINMIEAGDYGIHFYGDTLYTLTKTIEADPHMVDAFNKATNRGWEYALENPEEISRFIVQNYPRVLVYDNPYEYNLFSAGQIRLLMNYPVTEVGHSNPHRWQQLQDYLYDLGVVSDRQLSEGFIFNYQDIVERSQNEKYRYAVLVVLILVVVVVVLVYFQYKKTKREKEYIRERQRLLEGSDLLRSVLDLIPVGVYWKDDRLRFLGCNKRFLRDSGFESFEDIVGKSDLDMPWRDDAIAIQKQDQEVLAGRFDSSPFEGKLIGVDGVSWVQARKMPLKSINDKVLGVLGVYQDITDYKSVIEQLNSQNSLINESNQKLSQLIDSSPDIIVYREYQEDRLIISVYNHMFEKWVGDLTDEKDCVFSKEVLSVLEEKDSVVVRELDQVLYKAESSLSDGRRVLLDIVKVPVFSDLNIVKGILFIGRDVTETRELQSLYEALFSLTQDPFFVIDEVGAISSCNDAGAQILGLENRTNLIGMRLIEHFTPEYQPDGERSESKVKRVNESVEKASDARVQFDFTHKDIDGNPIHVRVFIVRLNGGPKKRLLVQWHDIKDMYAREESLRQAKADAEELADQKSMFLANMSHEIRTPLNALVGLSNLLVANETHVKAQDYMRSINKASIHLKSIVDDILDFSKIDADRIDLDEIAVNFDEFLCEIKSLHEQSAREKGLHFEVDNRLDNDIAIVIDPVRYRQIINNLVSNAIKFTEKGEVIVVTKKQQESLLLSVCDTGCGLDENQLSNLFDPFSQADITTTRKYGGTGLGLSICKGLAERMSGSISVSSELGKGSCFYVSIPYKSESNALPANKMLNIPDFTGKNILIAEDNRMNQMVIEGLLEDTHCKVIFANNGKEAVDLYESSNNSIDVILMDIQMPVMDGYQSTRALKAIPDFDVPIIALTANADNVDKQRCYVEGMADFLSKPVDQTQLYESLKRILI from the coding sequence TTGCAACGAATTCTGTTTGTTTTCATGCTCGCTATTTCGAGTGCTAGGGTATTTGGCGACCTTCTAACACCCATAACGGTTCAATTGAAGTGGGACCATCAGTTCCAGTTCGCGGGCTTCTATGCGGCTATATCACAAGGTTATTACAAAGAGGCTGGTTATGATGTACGACTAGTCCCGCGCATCAACCCTGATGGCAGTTTCAAGGATACATTTGGCGAGCTTAAGTCTGGTAGAGCACAATTTGCGGTTGCAGGTCCTGATGTCTTAAAACTACTGGACTCTGGGGAGCAGGTTGCGGTGGTTGCCAGTTACTATCAGAAAAGCCCCTATGTTTATGTTTCACTTTCTCGTGATGATATAACCGGTATTACGGATATTCATGAATCATGTATTAGCAGTTCTCACGACTTTGGTGAGTTGGAACTAAAAACGGTTTTTCGTAATGAAGGGTTGTCGATTGAGAATCTACACATTGAAGATTTTCGTTTTGCTTTGAGTTCCCTGCTAGATGGTAGTTGCCCTGTAGTTATTGATTATAAAATCTCTGCTATTTGGGCAGCGCAGGAAAAAGACCTAAAAATAAACATGATTGAGGCTGGAGATTATGGTATTCACTTTTATGGGGATACACTTTACACGCTGACAAAAACTATTGAAGCAGACCCTCATATGGTTGACGCTTTTAATAAAGCAACCAATCGTGGCTGGGAATACGCGTTGGAGAATCCAGAAGAGATTTCGCGCTTTATTGTGCAAAACTATCCTCGTGTTTTGGTTTACGACAATCCATACGAATATAATCTATTCAGTGCGGGTCAAATTAGGTTGTTGATGAACTACCCAGTGACCGAAGTGGGTCATAGTAACCCTCATCGTTGGCAGCAACTACAGGACTACTTATATGATTTAGGGGTGGTCTCTGATCGACAGTTGTCTGAAGGCTTTATTTTTAACTATCAGGATATTGTTGAAAGAAGCCAGAATGAAAAATATCGATATGCCGTCTTAGTGGTGTTGATCTTGGTGGTTGTCGTTGTTGTCTTGGTTTACTTTCAATATAAAAAAACGAAGCGAGAAAAAGAATATATTCGCGAAAGACAACGACTTTTAGAGGGTTCTGATTTACTAAGAAGCGTACTTGATCTGATTCCTGTTGGTGTTTATTGGAAAGATGATCGATTACGTTTTCTAGGTTGCAATAAGCGATTTTTGCGTGACTCAGGCTTTGAGAGCTTTGAGGATATCGTAGGTAAGTCAGACTTGGATATGCCTTGGCGAGATGATGCAATAGCTATACAGAAGCAAGATCAAGAGGTTCTGGCTGGTCGTTTTGATTCGTCCCCGTTCGAAGGAAAGTTAATCGGAGTCGATGGTGTTTCTTGGGTCCAAGCACGAAAAATGCCCCTAAAAAGCATCAATGACAAAGTACTTGGTGTGTTGGGTGTGTATCAAGATATTACCGATTATAAAAGTGTGATTGAACAACTTAACTCACAGAATAGCTTGATTAACGAGAGCAACCAAAAACTTTCTCAGCTTATTGATAGTAGCCCAGATATTATTGTTTATCGCGAGTATCAAGAGGATCGCCTGATAATTTCTGTCTATAACCATATGTTCGAAAAATGGGTTGGTGATCTCACGGATGAAAAAGACTGCGTGTTTTCAAAGGAAGTCCTTAGCGTTTTAGAAGAGAAAGACTCTGTGGTTGTTCGAGAGCTTGATCAAGTCCTCTATAAAGCTGAATCTTCTCTTAGTGATGGAAGAAGGGTGCTCCTGGATATTGTAAAGGTGCCAGTCTTTAGTGATCTTAATATTGTGAAAGGGATTCTGTTTATTGGTCGAGATGTGACCGAAACTCGAGAGCTGCAAAGTCTTTACGAGGCTCTGTTCAGTCTAACGCAGGATCCATTTTTTGTCATTGATGAGGTAGGTGCTATTTCAAGCTGCAATGACGCTGGTGCTCAAATACTCGGCCTAGAAAACCGAACGAATCTCATTGGTATGCGTTTGATAGAACATTTTACACCAGAGTATCAGCCAGATGGAGAGCGATCAGAAAGCAAAGTTAAGCGAGTGAATGAATCAGTAGAAAAAGCATCAGATGCTCGTGTTCAATTTGATTTTACCCATAAAGATATTGATGGTAATCCAATTCATGTAAGAGTGTTTATCGTGCGCTTAAATGGTGGCCCTAAAAAACGTTTGTTAGTGCAGTGGCATGATATAAAAGATATGTACGCAAGAGAGGAGTCATTGCGGCAAGCGAAAGCGGATGCTGAAGAATTAGCTGATCAGAAATCTATGTTTCTCGCCAATATGAGTCATGAAATTAGAACGCCTCTCAATGCATTAGTAGGACTGAGTAATCTATTAGTTGCAAATGAAACTCATGTAAAAGCCCAAGATTACATGCGAAGTATCAATAAAGCGAGTATTCATTTGAAGAGCATTGTAGATGATATTTTAGACTTTTCTAAAATAGATGCAGATCGAATAGATCTAGATGAGATAGCGGTCAATTTCGATGAATTCTTATGTGAAATAAAATCACTGCACGAGCAATCGGCTCGTGAAAAAGGTTTGCATTTTGAAGTAGATAATCGACTCGACAATGACATTGCGATTGTTATTGATCCTGTGAGGTATCGCCAAATTATTAACAACCTTGTGAGTAATGCGATTAAATTCACCGAGAAGGGTGAAGTTATTGTCGTAACGAAAAAGCAACAAGAGTCTTTGCTGTTATCTGTCTGTGATACCGGCTGTGGGTTGGATGAAAATCAACTGTCCAATTTGTTTGACCCGTTTTCTCAAGCCGATATCACAACGACGAGAAAATACGGAGGCACTGGGCTTGGGTTGAGCATTTGTAAGGGGTTAGCAGAGCGGATGTCGGGCAGCATTAGTGTGAGTAGCGAGCTTGGTAAAGGGTCGTGCTTTTATGTCAGTATTCCATATAAATCTGAAAGTAATGCGCTTCCTGCAAATAAAATGCTGAATATTCCAGACTTTACGGGCAAAAACATATTGATTGCGGAAGATAATCGTATGAATCAAATGGTGATAGAGGGTTTGTTGGAGGATACGCACTGTAAAGTGATATTTGCCAACAATGGAAAAGAAGCAGTGGATTTATATGAATCGTCAAACAATAGCATTGATGTGATTCTAATGGATATTCAGATGCCGGTGATGGATGGTTATCAATCCACGCGGGCACTAAAAGCGATTCCAGACTTTGATGTGCCTATTATTGCTTTGACTGCCAATGCGGACAATGTAGATAAGCAGCGTTGCTACGTCGAAGGTATGGCCGATTTTCTAAGTAAGCCAGTGGATCAAACTCAATTATATGAATCCTTGAAAAGGATATTAATCTAA
- a CDS encoding AraC family transcriptional regulator, with protein sequence MEHLGFASSGAVLQYLKTAADYGLDARALIAQVGINSDLLDNKLKRISGESFQELLALLIEKTQDPCFGLKSSRYVQPGSYSVLGYMLMNCNGLQEALEKTPTYERLVGDMGTSQINRLADDNTEMRWICNYPNPKVRPHMIANVLGSWVNFARFLVDKPNGKPKAVYFEFPQPDATSLRQFQSMFNCPIYFNQSSSALIIDDHLLSLPMRQPDQQLLKTLENHADILMADINDKQPLPMQTKNVIRGLLLEGIPRKEMVSKRLGLTERTLQRKLQAFECSYQQLLDEVREEQAKELLIESELSIQDIAARLGFSEPRSFHRSFKNWTGMTPGEFRQAK encoded by the coding sequence ATGGAGCATTTAGGCTTTGCTTCCTCAGGGGCGGTTTTACAATATTTAAAAACAGCAGCCGACTATGGGTTGGATGCTCGTGCACTGATTGCCCAAGTCGGTATCAACTCTGACCTTCTTGACAACAAACTAAAGCGCATTAGTGGCGAATCTTTTCAGGAATTGTTGGCGCTTTTAATTGAGAAAACTCAAGACCCATGTTTCGGTCTGAAGAGTTCTCGTTATGTCCAGCCGGGCTCATACAGCGTTCTAGGTTATATGTTAATGAACTGCAATGGGCTACAAGAAGCCTTAGAGAAAACCCCAACTTATGAGCGTTTAGTTGGCGATATGGGAACAAGCCAAATTAACCGTTTAGCGGACGACAATACAGAGATGCGCTGGATTTGTAATTACCCCAATCCAAAGGTTCGTCCACATATGATTGCGAACGTGCTAGGTTCGTGGGTTAATTTTGCTCGTTTTTTAGTTGACAAGCCAAATGGCAAGCCAAAGGCAGTGTATTTCGAATTTCCGCAGCCAGACGCCACAAGCCTGCGCCAGTTTCAATCCATGTTTAATTGCCCAATTTACTTTAACCAATCCAGCAGTGCCTTAATCATTGATGATCACTTACTATCGCTTCCAATGCGACAGCCCGATCAGCAATTACTCAAAACATTAGAGAATCATGCTGACATTTTAATGGCCGACATTAATGATAAGCAGCCGCTACCAATGCAAACAAAAAACGTAATTAGAGGCCTACTTCTTGAGGGGATTCCACGCAAAGAGATGGTGTCAAAGAGATTAGGATTGACCGAACGAACTTTACAAAGAAAACTTCAAGCATTTGAATGTAGCTATCAACAATTATTAGATGAGGTGAGAGAAGAACAAGCTAAAGAGCTACTTATTGAGAGTGAACTGTCTATACAAGATATTGCAGCTAGGCTTGGCTTTAGTGAACCTCGCTCTTTTCATCGAAGCTTCAAAAATTGGACAGGGATGACACCAGGGGAGTTCAGGCAGGCAAAATAA